A window from Peromyscus eremicus chromosome 1, PerEre_H2_v1, whole genome shotgun sequence encodes these proteins:
- the LOC131902739 gene encoding small ribosomal subunit protein eS4, X isoform-like produces the protein MAFGPKKHLKHVAAPKHWMLDKLTGVFAPRPSTGSHKLRECLPLIIFLSNRLKYALTGDEVKKICMQRFIKTDGKVRTDRTYPAGFMDVITIDKTGENFRLTYDTKGRFAVRRITPEEAKYKLCKVRKIFVGTKRIPHLVTHDALTIHYPDPLIKVNDTIQIDLDTGKITDFIKFDTGNLCMVTGGANLGRIGVITNRERHTGSFDVGHVKDANGNSFATRLSNIFVTGKGNKPWISLPRGKGIRLTIAEERDERLAAKQSSG, from the coding sequence ATGGCTTTTGGTCCCAAGAAACATCTGAAGCATGTAGCAGCTCCAAAACATTGGATGCTGGATAAATTGACTGGCGTGTTTGCTCCTCGTCCATCCACTGGCTCTCACAAGTTGAGGGAATGTCTGCCTCTGATCATTTTTCTAAGCAACAGACTTAAGTATGCCCTGACTGGAGATGAAGTGAAAAAGATTTGCATGCAGCGCTTCATTAAGACTGATGGCAAAGTCAGGACTGATAGAACCTACCCTGCTGGGTTTATGGATGTCATCACCATTGACAAGACTGGAGAGAACTTCCGTCTGACCTATGACACCAAGGGTCGATTTGCTGTTCGTCGTATAACACCTGAGGAGGCCAAGTACAAGTTATGCAAAGTGAGAAAGATCTTTGTGGGCACAAAAAGAATCCCACATCTGGTGACCCATGATGCTCTCACTATTCACTACCCTGATCCCCTCATCAAGGTGAATGACACCATTCAGATTGATTTGGATACAGGCAAAATAACCGACTTCATCAAGTTCGACACCGGTAACCTGTGTATGGTGACTGGAGGTGCTAACTTGGGAAGAATTGGTGTGATCACAAACAGAGAAAGACATACCGGCTCTTTTGATGTGGGTCATGTGAAAGATGCCAATGGCAACAGCTTTGCCACCCGGCTTTCCAACATTTTTGTTACTGGCAAGGGCAACAAACCATGGATTTCTCTTCCCCGAGGAAAAGGAATCCGCCTCACCATTGCTGAAGAGAGGGACGAGAGGCTAGCGGCCAAACAGAGCAGTGGGTGA